CCTCTGGTCAACTAATCATTCTCAACAACCCTCCTGGCAAGGGCCCTTGTTATCGCTGCGTCTTTCCTACCCCGCCGCCGCCGGATACTGTGGTAGGATGTGGTGAGGGTGGCATCGTTGGGCCTATCGTCGGTACGATGGGTGTTTTACAAGCTCTTGAAGCAATCAAGTTGATTTCGAGAGGCGATCTTGAGATTCATGGAGAGGCCAAGACACCCATGCTGTTGCTCTTCACTGGAACCGCAGACACGCCGTTCCGATCTGTGAGGATGAGAGGGAAGAGAAAGACCTGTTTGGCTTGTGGTGATGAGAATGGATTGACACTGGAAGAGCTCAAGACATCAATGGATTATGTCCAGTTTTGCGGTGTCAAACAACCAGTTCAATTGTTAACCCCCAACGAGCGCGTAACGGCAAAAGAATATGAGACAATATCAAAGTCAGGGGATGAGAGCTTGTTGGTTGATGTCCGAGAAAAGGAACATTTCGATCTCTGCAACATCTCGGGTTCCATCAATATCCCAATTAGTCGCTTCATGAGCGCTCGAGGTGAAGCCACACCCGAAGGCTGGCCTAGCGATCTGCCACCATCTACACCTATATATCTGGTATGCAGAGTTGGAAACGACTCACAGATTGCCGCACAGAAACTCAAGACTCTAGGCATCGGAAACAACGGGGAGCGGTTCATTGGTGATATTTCTGGTGGAATCAAGTCATGGAAAGACACTGTCGATCCTACTGTACCTTTTATATAAGCACCTTGAACGAAAATAACAAAATAATAGCACaataaagaaaaggggaTAATATTGGATAAGGGATTTTAATGATACACATACAACGCCCGCGTTAAACCGGGCAACAGTTGGGGCCATTTGTACCCCCCAGCAGAGCCATTACATCCATCATTTTGCCAGTCAACAAGACCTGTAAGTTTGAAATGCGATTTTGTTTTGACTACACAAAGTTGGCAGTCTTCTTTTTGTTAAATGCCTTTTGGTCTTTTAGCCATTGGCGGTATCCAGCTACACTTGAAATCTTTTCGCCGTAGAAATCAGGGACTGGATGACGTTAGTTTTCGACTGTTGAAAGAAAATTAGCCGGGGAAAAAACTTACCAGGGTTGCTGGCGCTCGAGTTGGTGGGGTCAACTCGGTTCTTCTTGATGCGCTCAAAAAAGATGGCTTCCTTCTGGGTCATTTGCTTCTTCCATTGACGGTTGAGGAGGTAAAAAACTTGATTTCCCATACTAGGACCGCTCAACCATCCGAGTCCTGAAAACGCGAGCGTCATAAGTCCCAGCGTCATGAACGGATCGAGAGGGATCTGAGAAATAATCGGCTCCGCACTGCCCGTCGAGAGGAAAATGGCTCCTGCGCTGCCGGCAAACATTCCATTGGTGATGGAGAACAGAATTTGGTATCGTCGGCGCTTGACTCGCAGCTTGAAGAAGCTGTCCCAGTCCAGAGCAGGGAGGCCAGGCGCAGGCTGTTGGGCTGTTGGTGGTGTGCTCTGGACAGGTTGTTCCGGCTGAGCCTTGTCAGAGACGGCGCGAGAAAAAGACTTGTTGATCGAAATTGCGGGCGTGAAGCATTGCTGTCGGAATGGCGAGCGCGAGAGGCATGATGCGGGACGAGCGGCAGAGATGGTTGAGAAGGAAGCTTTCGGAGATGATCGCACGAGACCTGTCGCAGGCATGCGCAAGACGAAAGTCTTGAGCGGGGAAGCCATGCTGAAGAAGTTTGTTAAAGTCAattgaaaagaaaagacgaaatttaattaattgaCGATGGAGTGGAGATTGAAGAATGTCGTTGTGCCGTCGGCAATTTTTGGTGTGACGTGGGGATACTGAAGCTTGGGTAGAGCTGTGTTCGTGATCTCATGGCCGATGGAAAAGTTTGGCGCTTGATTAGACGCCGCTAAGCGCAGCCGCTTTATCAGGTTAGTCGAAATAGGTATAGCCCCGCCTACCCCCTAAAAAGGCCAGACTATATAGCATTGTtagataaaatattataaaagctatatagctaTCTAAAAACTTATTACAGTGAGTCTTTAATTAGTTATACTATTAACCCCttctttagtattttaaaaataaaagaatatctTTTCTTtgtatttttatttctttattatttttttctgCATTCTTTGAGATGCTCTTTATTATCAAAGGCCTTTGTTGAGACCCTTGTTGGCTTAGTCATTGTTTAATACCATTTTAGAGTTGCAACTCGCCGGCTCCCAACCTCTAGAAATACGCCGCGTCGAATTGGAAGCTCTATTAAACATCAGAAACGGTCGACAGATTGCCATTTCATACGAATCTTTTTTCCATAATTTTAAATGTCCAAGACGCCCTGTTCCGCACTGGCGATCACTTCCTACACGATATACAGCAACTGGCGTCGCGGGTCACAAGACTCGCGAAGACGCGATGGAGTCGATACAACAACAGCTTGAGTCTGCGAGCCCTAAAAAGCGAAAACCACACGAACAGAGACAATCGCGAGTAGCTGTACATGTCCCAGCGAGACGAAGAGATTATATACCCGGGACGGGACCAGCACTGCAGCCCATAAGCTTGCTCCCACCACAAGACTCAACAGCTTATATCCTCGAGAGAATTATACTGCCCTCGCCCGGTCTAGCTGCAGATGGACACCCTCTACCGAGACGAATGACATATATCGTCGCGTGGCATGATCTTCCTGCGGCGCAACTGCTAGTTCCTGCCATGGACATTCTGGAATACGTCTCCCCGCGGGCGttggaagagtgggaatTCGCAAACACCGAGGAACAGATGGAACAGGAGaccgagaaggaagagaccCAAACTGGCGATGCGCCTAAACCCAGAAGACGCGGAAGACCGCCTAAACACAGCAAGATAGAAACTGCTGTTGTTGCGGTACCGGATGATGACGACAATGCTGTACAGAGAGGAGCTATGACGATAGCTACACCAACGAAGAACAGACTAAAAGACTTTGAGGGATTATCGGATGAAGATGCGACTCCAGCGGTGCAATTGCAGTGGGAAACAACTGGAGAGTCAGCTAGCACTGACGATCAAGGTGTATATGGCGGAGATTCGGATGGCTTTGGGAGTACACGCGCTGGTGTGCAAACTGATCAGCTGCGCGATTCTGGATCTCAGTATCAAGAATCGAAACAGAATCACCCTCCTGTTATACAAATTGactcttcctcgtcctcggCGTCCTCATCTCGTCAAAGTACGCCGAAAGTAAAGGCTATCAAGTCAACGTCCAAGGAGAAAGGAAAAGCAGACAAACCTAAGAAGAAAACAGCGACAAATGGTGTTTTGAACGGTTTCCAGGCCACAGAGTCAACTTCGGAATCAGTTTGGTCGCCACAAGAGACAGTTACGTACTCAAATTCAGGCGTTGAGACACCTGATCCTGAACCAAGCGCTGTCACAGCAAGGCTTGTTGAGGAAGCTGCCTCAatgcagaagaagaaatccTCGAAAAAGTCGAAATCTGAAAAGCAATCCAAGTCGGAGTCGAGGGCACCAAAAGCCTCACAGCCACCTCCTCAGCAGGATCCCTCGCATAGTACAGAGCAACCTGAAGAACCGGATGAATTGGATGAGCTGGAGGAGCCAGACTGGGAAGTCAAGCGTATCGAAGGCATGGAAATGTACGAAGCCGAAGGAGGAGATCTTGTGCGCTACTTCAAAGTTCGCTGGGAGGGAGACTGGCCCCCAGACCAGAATCCAACCTGGGAGCCTGAAAGTAATCTCCCGAATGAACTTGTCCGAAGGTATCTCAAGAACCGCAAGAGGAAACGCCCTGAAGCAGGGAAACGCACTGGAGGCGAGAAACCACAAAAGCCTGCTGCGGCTACACAACCCCCTGTAGCGCCCTCATATAAGTCTAGGAAGTCTATGAAGCAGACGACGTTATCATGGGGTATTCCAGCGAAGCAATTCAAGAGCGTTACCGAGGCTTTTGAAGGGCTCGAGGAGGACGAGCTTACCATGCCACAGTACAATGAAGCACCAATTCAAGagcaagaggaagatgaagatgatctTTTCATCGTCGAAGAACCGCCTACCAAGAAGAGTCGGGTCTAGACGTGGGTTGGAAATGGGTTAGATCGCACATGATTACATAGGAAGAAAAAAGTGCTTGGTTTTTGGAGTTTGGGCAGGTCAAGGCCGTTTATCGGGGGATGCTTTTTGCATTAGCGAGGCGCTAAGTCGTTGTTTAACaaacattcacattcacagcGTACATAGCATTAGAGATACCCATTATTAACAAAGAAGCTTGTTGCTATCTGAATGAATTACTACCCCATCTGATGCATTTGTGAATCTGAAGATGTGTGTCCGATGGTGTGATATTTCTCTTTCGAGATGTCGTGAATCTAGTGTCGTAATACCTGGTCTTGCATGTGTCTGAAAAGCAATCGATGGACCGGTAGAAAGAGTCGAAAAGCTGAAAGCAGAAGAATAGGAGAAAGGGGGGATAAGACCAATGGTCTACGGAAGCATATCCGTTTCAATTAGTGTATGTGCTGAAAAAGGGTGAGAGTCGAGTGTCTAGGCGAATGTATCGCATGATCTGGATGAAATAGAGACGTGAAGACGGTATCGAGTCAATTGACTCTTCCAAGGTCTTTGTCGTTGCCAATTGGGTATGATCGAAAAGGGGGCGTGTCGTAATTACAAGATGGTATCGAGTGCAACACTCTTCCAATGTCTTTGCCATTGCCAGTTGTAGGGGTGTAATAGATAGAGGGGAACGTGCCGAGTTCTCAAGACGGTATCGAGTCTGTGGAAGATTCTTCCAATGTCTTTGTCGTGATGATGGGGGTGAGGTGGTCATCTTAGTCGCTAGTGTTGACTACCTTGCGGATGAGTTCCGGCTTGGCATAAGACAATATGAACTGCGGCACAGTGGCCTGCTCCAACATCTCCCCTGCGTACCAGTACGGCCGGCCGGAAAGCTCATTGCTTACTCGGCGCTCGGCGGCAACCAGGGCATAGGCATAGTAGCCACGCAAATCAATGCCTTGAGTTTTGGAAAACTCATCCCAAAAATCTCGCCATGCCGGATCCATGATGTAATAGGCTTTGAGACGGTCGAGTTCGGGGGGGTGGACGGGAAAGTAGTAAGGGTAGGAGCCCGGGACGATACTCCAGTTGGAGTAAATACTGTCTCCAATCAAGATGTATTGGGTATCGTATGTACTCATTCGGCTGGTGATCTGTTTGTGTGTGACACGTCGTAGGGTTTTTTCGCCATCTCCCCAAATAATAACACCGTCTTCTTGGTGACGTGGGTGACGTGGGTGAAGTGGTGATTGGAGCTTGGGGGCTGATCGACGCAGGGGCTTTCCGAGTTGTGTAGATTGGGTCTGGTTGAATGGCTGTCGGTTCCATGCTTGTTCGATATGGTCATGAGGCACGTGTGAGATTATGTTGCCTTGTTCGATTTCAATTTCGGACACGTCTCTTTCAGACGTGGTCCACTGCAGTGAAATCATTTCGAGAAATGGGCGATACGGAGGGAAATATCCATTAAGAAGGCTGTAGCAACAACGTGTTGCTTCGAATATGTTGGTAAATTCCACTGTTAGGTGCTGTTCGGCGGGATCGTCAGGATCGTCAAGAGTCGAGATCCAGGCGTCGACGATATGTCGAACGCCGAAGTCCTTGAACAGTGCCCAGATAGCAATAATCGGAAAGTCTTTGAAACGAATACAACGGCCAGCTAATCCGTTCGCGTCGGTGGGTATGCCCAATCTTGTGGGATGGATGTCGGTGATTCGGTTGGAGGGTGTGAGTATATGTGTGGCGTGGATTTGATGATCCAGCCCCTGAATGTCCTGGAACCAGATCTCAGCGGTTGAGACAAAGTGGACATAACGATTTGCGCTGTGAGGGAGCTCGAACTCTACGACAGCACTTAGCTGCCCAGGCACCGTATCTGCGCGGAGATCACGGCTGACGAAGATATTAAGGACACCGCGACGGCCAGCGACACCTCTAGCCACCTGGGTGACCGTAGTCGACCCCGGTAGGCCAGTCAGAAGCACTCGACGAGACGATGCGGCACACTGAATTGGATCGAAGCGGCCGAGGCCGATGTGATGCTGGTCTCCTTGAGTCATGCCGATAAAGTCTTGTGGGAGGCTAACTCCCAATGTGGTCTttggctttttctttttttctgtgTAGGAGCGAAGCTCCCCCGGAGAAGTCGTAGCCTTTTTATAGATCAGTAATGTGGGGAGAGATAGGACGAAAAGCACTTACCAGGGAGTTGGGGCGACGAGCCAGGATGAATTTGAGGCAAAAGAGCCTCGCCTCTGAATCACTGATGACCTGGTCGTGGTCCCTTAAGAGACCATTGAACCCGGCCACCTCCTCCTGACTCGCCCCTTGATTCCCTAGCTCATCGAACCGCCGCTAAGATGTGTATCAGAAGAATGTTTAAAGCCTGGctacttaatatagaattatttaaCTTACGAGGAGCTCCGCTCTCCATTCAAGCAGGCTCTTGATGTACCGTTCCCTTCCGGTGATCTCTTCCATTGTTAAGTCTCTAAGATGTTAGTAAGTTGTAATAATGGTATTAGGAGAGGGGGTGGTTATCAGATAAACACTCAATTCTGCATGCCAAGAAGGGTCGGGAGGGCGTGATGTGTACAAAATGGTATCAGTTCTCGATGGAACTTTTCACCGTCAACGGGAGATGGCGTGTTGGCGAGAAGGATGGGGGGCACCCGGCGTGTTCTTATGAGGGAAGGGATCATGAATAGGAAAGGGAATGGGAATGGGGCAGAGAGCGAGGGATGGGATCGAGGACTACTTACTTTTTGTATGTTTGTATGTGTTGTGTTTCTTCTGAGTTTCTCCTCGTCAGCCGAGCTGATATTTTGTGCAGTCTGGCTAGGGCTTTGGGGCTTAGTATAAATCTACTGGTACCAAGACTGCACCCAGATGAGCAATTTCAGGGGCAAAACGTTCATTAAACCACTATTAAGACTACAGTAAcataatactttaagataAATATACCTTACAGGGGGCGTAACTACAATTGGTAAAGCATATGACAGTAAATCCAGAACATGTGAAACTATTCAACTTCTTGACAGTGTTTCCCAAAGCTTGGTTGATGTAATCTCCGGGGGTTCGATGAGTTGCCTTATGGGCAATCCACATTTGGATAACGTAACTCGCAGTTTTATGATCTAGAAGTGAGAGGACCACTCAGAAGAAGAATTCGATACTTGCTGTATACAGCTTGCGCCAGAGAAACACGCGCTTTTTGACCACCTGAAAGACCAATACCTACTTCTCCAAGTTTCGTATTACCGCCTAGAGGAAACGTCAAGCttttcgtcttcatcttggaACTTTGGCCCACCTATAATACGAACACCTTCGCGGTGACTTAACAGTTGATCAATGTTGCTAGCGTTACTCTGTTATGCACTGGGGCATGATATTTTATCTGTAGGACAGTATTGTTTATTATTGGCATCGGTAAGGGGGGATGCTATTCTATTGAGATTGATATCTGCAAGTTGCAGTGGGAGACAATCAGCAAGAGTAGATGTCAATGGGATGGGCACGAGGCATGGACTATTCAGGGCATGATCAGCCATAATAGTGGTATTGTTCTAGTATAAGCAGATGTTTGGAAATATTTTGATCCAACTGTGAAGCCCAGTTTGCAGTGCAGCCTGCTATTATCTAGTCCATCAACAAGTTATTCGGGCCCACACCAACACTTGAATCTGCCATCCACACACGTACTGGCAGATGGCAGCATTCTCATAACGTACAAGACCATGCGACTACCTGTTGCTTCCAAAGAAGAAAGTTTAGTGCGAGGCTTGGGACCAGTTGTTTTTGACGAAAACGAGGCATCGTTGGACTCCTGTTTATTTGTTGACATTACCGACCATCCAGTATCGGGAATTTGTCAACCGGTCGCTACCCAGTAACTCGAAGACCGAAGACGAAAGATACTTTTGATCGCCTTCCAACTGTTTCTCAAGTTACCTTTGCAACCTAACTCGGTTGAGCCGACGCGACGCTACCATAACAGCATCATGGGCTTCCACTCATAGTGTTTACCACATGTGGGATACCACCGAGTCAAAGCATCTCAGCGATGTGCATATCGATACACATACCATTTGTCGACAACAACAGGGCCTAGGGCTTGGAGATACAAGGGGTTTACACCAGAGGCAGAGAGGTTTGGCTCTGGCGGTGTTTTTCATATATAACAAACGGGCATTAATGAATTTCGCGAAAAAGACGTGTACCGCGCCACTGGGGTAAGATAGGATCAAAGTTGTGAAAACGCTATCTGACTCCAGGAACAGACGAACCCGAATACCCGGTCGCTGGTAGAGCAAGCTTCGCGGCACTGTTTGGCCGGACAGCCGCAAAAACCAATTGTCTGAATGAGCGGTCCTAGTATCAAGCCCAATTACCACTGcggtgaggtcatcagtAGGGTAAAACTAACCTGTCTCACGACGGTCTAAGCCCAGCTTACGTTGGTAGGACACAGCGCCAGTCACAGAACAGTCAAGCACGAGGGAAAGTCAGGTCGTGCTCACCACATGGCCAGGTCGTCCCAACTATGTTTGGTCCTGTTCAAAAACATCTTGTCGATGGGCAGATATTCTCATGAAGAAGCGACACGACAGAAAGACGGCGAGACAGTCAAAGAGCGACCAGAACCCAGACAGACCGTTCGCTGAACATCGTCCAGCAAAACCCAGTATTAGAAGGACACAAGCAAGACCTCGAACATTGCCGCCATGAACAACGTCGCGGTCCCCGACCTTTTGTTCGACACTTGCACAAACCACTAGGTAACAGGAATTGTTTAACAGACCTACTGAACAGATCTCCAAAGTCTGATCTTGAAATCAAAACTACATTTGCAAAGATTTATCTTTCTTGAGTGCCTGCGACCCATCTTTCCACTTGGATGCAAAGACAAAACAGAAAAGCAACACGAGTAGCCCCTGAAACACTTActgcagaagaaaaagcaCCACGGCGACCACCCTCGACACCCATACGCGTTAGACAAACCCTAGGCAAGGCCAAAAACGAACAGGATAGTTGCATTCAAACTTCTATCCAGACAGAAATTCGGACCATGGCAGCGGTATAACTAGCCCCTGAAGCACTTACTTCGGCGGAGAAGACATTTCTCCATATCTGTTCCGGAATCTCTCTTTGATAACTGTACGTAATATGAGCCATTGGAGTTCTTAGGGTCAAGCAAAACCATTCTTTTCGAATCGACACTGGCCATATCGGCATCTAGGCGTGGAAGAATAGCACAAGTAACACCTGCAGCGCTTCCTCCAGCAGAAAAGACCGTCTTAGAACCGTCCACTGGGTCCTGCAATCTTCGAGACCTTTCACCACGATCAGAAACAAAAACTGAACTGAAATACGTGGGGTTGGGTTCGTGGAAGATAAAGACACACTGGATGGGTTGGTGAGTAAGTGACAAAGAAAGAGCTAAGTGACAAAGAAAGAGCTAAGTGACAAAGAAAGAGCTTGGACGCAGAGCTAACGAGCAATGGAAATAGCAGTTGAACACGCCGCTTGACAATTTGGCTGCAAAATAACCGCTGCAGATCAAAACCTTAACCCGAATACAAATAAAGGAGCTGGAAGATGGAAGAAGACAGAAGTTGTTCCCCAATAGTTGAAGGAATGAAGTTGAAATGGCCTCACGTGAGAAGAC
This Fusarium poae strain DAOMC 252244 chromosome 3, whole genome shotgun sequence DNA region includes the following protein-coding sequences:
- a CDS encoding hypothetical protein (BUSCO:35801at5125) is translated as METIDKLRSEIEKREAELADLRTQLAAAESAARETETQESWKWPLNNHEYERYSRQMIVPNFGLQGQLRLRNARVLLVGAGGLGCPAAAYLAGSGIGTIGLVDGDEVEVSNLHRQVAHSTGRVGMSKVQSAITYLKELNPTINYQAYNTHLTPQNAQDIVSEYDLVLDCTDHPTSRYLISDICVLLSKPLVSASAFQTSGQLIILNNPPGKGPCYRCVFPTPPPPDTVVGCGEGGIVGPIVGTMGVLQALEAIKLISRGDLEIHGEAKTPMLLLFTGTADTPFRSVRMRGKRKTCLACGDENGLTLEELKTSMDYVQFCGVKQPVQLLTPNERVTAKEYETISKSGDESLLVDVREKEHFDLCNISGSINIPISRFMSARGEATPEGWPSDLPPSTPIYLVCRVGNDSQIAAQKLKTLGIGNNGERFIGDISGGIKSWKDTVDPTVPFI
- the PAM17 gene encoding TIM23 complex component (TransMembrane:2 (i106-124o144-170i)~BUSCO:46233at5125), translating into MASPLKTFVLRMPATGLVRSSPKASFSTISAARPASCLSRSPFRQQCFTPAISINKSFSRAVSDKAQPEQPVQSTPPTAQQPAPGLPALDWDSFFKLRVKRRRYQILFSITNGMFAGSAGAIFLSTGSAEPIISQIPLDPFMTLGLMTLAFSGLGWLSGPSMGNQVFYLLNRQWKKQMTQKEAIFFERIKKNRVDPTNSSASNPVPDFYGEKISSVAGYRQWLKDQKAFNKKKTANFV
- a CDS encoding hypothetical protein (BUSCO:41481at5125); amino-acid sequence: MESIQQQLESASPKKRKPHEQRQSRVAVHVPARRRDYIPGTGPALQPISLLPPQDSTAYILERIILPSPGLAADGHPLPRRMTYIVAWHDLPAAQLLVPAMDILEYVSPRALEEWEFANTEEQMEQETEKEETQTGDAPKPRRRGRPPKHSKIETAVVAVPDDDDNAVQRGAMTIATPTKNRLKDFEGLSDEDATPAVQLQWETTGESASTDDQGVYGGDSDGFGSTRAGVQTDQLRDSGSQYQESKQNHPPVIQIDSSSSSASSSRQSTPKVKAIKSTSKEKGKADKPKKKTATNGVLNGFQATESTSESVWSPQETVTYSNSGVETPDPEPSAVTARLVEEAASMQKKKSSKKSKSEKQSKSESRAPKASQPPPQQDPSHSTEQPEEPDELDELEEPDWEVKRIEGMEMYEAEGGDLVRYFKVRWEGDWPPDQNPTWEPESNLPNELVRRYLKNRKRKRPEAGKRTGGEKPQKPAAATQPPVAPSYKSRKSMKQTTLSWGIPAKQFKSVTEAFEGLEEDELTMPQYNEAPIQEQEEDEDDLFIVEEPPTKKSRV